In Archangium lipolyticum, the following are encoded in one genomic region:
- a CDS encoding major royal jelly family protein, whose product MKSASLAMTAWLSFAFIAPGAQAQTQKQTPRPSLLVAAESNSMIWNGVAVAGGNIFVSGPRWTGSKGPALARLDAKGQPKPYPDAGWNAWKPGDDPRNVFVNINAIHRDPSGDLWVVDTGAPDFGGNPLPGGAKVVRISLKTHRVSRIYPFGPEAAQEGSYIDDIRFNGRHAYLTDAGKPGLVVLDLETGRTRRVLDGVPATAARADRPIVLGGQTVKAPDGSNLKVNADPLELSPDGRWLYFAPLSGPWSRIETRWLDDSNLTPEALAAHVEPWADLPPVGGTAMDGNGDLYFTNLAQDSLQKRTPDGRIETVLQDPRLHWVDAPVIDEQGFIWLPVPQMDRVGLFNQGQSKTVWPVSLYRLRIR is encoded by the coding sequence ATGAAATCCGCATCGCTCGCGATGACGGCGTGGCTCTCTTTCGCCTTCATCGCCCCCGGAGCCCAGGCTCAGACCCAGAAACAGACTCCTCGGCCGTCCCTGCTCGTGGCCGCCGAGAGCAACTCCATGATCTGGAACGGCGTGGCCGTCGCCGGCGGAAACATCTTCGTCAGCGGCCCGCGGTGGACCGGCTCGAAGGGCCCGGCACTGGCCAGGCTCGACGCCAAGGGCCAACCCAAACCCTATCCCGACGCCGGCTGGAATGCCTGGAAGCCAGGCGATGATCCGCGCAACGTCTTCGTGAACATCAATGCCATCCACCGGGATCCGTCCGGAGATCTGTGGGTGGTGGACACTGGTGCGCCCGATTTCGGCGGAAATCCGCTGCCCGGAGGCGCCAAGGTGGTTCGCATCTCCCTGAAGACCCACCGTGTCTCACGCATCTATCCCTTCGGGCCGGAGGCAGCCCAGGAGGGCAGCTACATCGATGACATCCGATTCAACGGCCGCCACGCCTATCTGACCGATGCTGGCAAACCCGGGCTCGTCGTGCTCGACCTCGAGACGGGAAGGACACGCCGGGTGCTGGACGGGGTGCCGGCGACCGCGGCCCGCGCCGACCGGCCCATCGTGCTCGGCGGACAGACCGTGAAAGCCCCCGATGGCTCGAACCTGAAGGTGAACGCGGATCCGCTGGAGCTCAGCCCCGACGGCCGCTGGCTCTACTTCGCCCCCTTGAGCGGTCCCTGGTCGCGCATCGAGACCCGCTGGCTGGACGATTCGAACCTCACTCCCGAGGCGCTCGCCGCCCACGTCGAGCCCTGGGCCGACCTGCCTCCGGTGGGGGGCACGGCCATGGACGGGAATGGAGATCTCTACTTCACCAATCTCGCGCAAGACTCCCTCCAGAAGCGGACGCCAGACGGCCGGATCGAGACAGTGCTCCAGGATCCGCGCCTCCACTGGGTCGATGCTCCCGTCATCGACGAGCAGGGCTTCATCTGGTTGCCCGTACCGCAGATGGATCGGGTCGGCCTGTTCAACCAGGGCCAGTCGAAGACCGTCTGGCCGGTAAGTCTCTACCGTCTTCGGATCCGCTGA
- a CDS encoding polysaccharide lyase yields MNIKKKTRNIAAAVGGSLFAFALVAEAAVIFHNTGTLSGWNSINREHKGSVNEVTNVTYNGPTAIKVTQIYDPSYSGRYHSEVVKSNVYRRGDTGFYGFAFRLQSDWQFQPQSFNIAQFIADFSNTGCDDYMPSSMIWISGNQLFTRVKQGTVCDQKTVTFGNLATVTAGEWHKIVIQAKWASDGTGFYKLWFDGTKVLEQYNLSTTVADDRYFQFRVGLYANGWHDDGYMQGSQGTRSIWFDEIGAGTTFAEADPDQW; encoded by the coding sequence ATGAACATCAAGAAGAAGACCCGGAACATCGCCGCCGCTGTTGGCGGCTCGCTGTTCGCGTTCGCCCTGGTCGCGGAAGCCGCTGTCATCTTCCACAACACAGGCACCCTCTCCGGCTGGAACTCCATCAACAGGGAGCACAAGGGCAGCGTGAACGAGGTGACGAATGTCACCTACAACGGCCCGACCGCCATCAAGGTCACCCAGATCTACGATCCCTCCTATAGCGGCCGCTATCACTCGGAGGTCGTGAAGAGCAACGTCTACCGTCGCGGTGACACCGGCTTCTATGGCTTCGCGTTCCGGCTGCAGTCCGACTGGCAATTCCAGCCACAGTCCTTCAACATCGCCCAGTTCATCGCTGATTTCTCCAATACCGGCTGCGATGACTACATGCCGTCCAGCATGATCTGGATCTCTGGCAATCAGCTCTTCACGCGCGTCAAGCAGGGCACGGTCTGCGATCAGAAGACCGTCACGTTCGGCAACCTCGCCACGGTCACCGCCGGGGAGTGGCACAAGATCGTGATCCAGGCGAAGTGGGCGAGCGACGGCACCGGCTTCTACAAGCTCTGGTTCGACGGTACCAAGGTGCTCGAGCAGTACAACCTGAGCACCACCGTGGCCGACGACCGGTACTTCCAGTTCCGCGTGGGCCTCTACGCGAACGGCTGGCACGACGACGGGTACATGCAAGGCAGCCAGGGGACGCGCAGCATCTGGTTCGACGAGATCGGCGCGGGCACGACCTTCGCCGAGGCCGACCCTGATCAGTGGTAA
- a CDS encoding substrate-binding domain-containing protein codes for MDDRSPPPVTLEEVARRAGVSPSTVSRILNGTARVRESKRQAVERAIADLKYLPNEIARGLALGHTMSVGVITQDISSAFYNETLKGIEDSLADAGYSPLFVSGHWNAAKEAERMALLVARRVEGVIVLTGAMDDETLLNHAHRVPLVITGRDLQGPNVLSIRLANEQAAFEATRHLIELGHTRIAHIAGPQQHVDAQERLAGYRRALTQAGLPVDERLVAFGDFHEGSGLLALNQLLATRLSFTALFVANDQMAYGARLALHNKSIRVPEDLSLVGFDDLPGSLYTIPPLTTVRQPVYELGKVAGEAILRMIKGKKASLPELPLQLIVRESTTRKRG; via the coding sequence ATGGATGATCGCAGTCCACCGCCCGTGACGCTGGAGGAAGTCGCCCGTCGAGCCGGTGTCTCACCCAGCACGGTGTCGCGGATCCTCAATGGCACCGCCCGTGTGCGTGAGAGCAAGCGTCAAGCCGTGGAGCGGGCCATCGCGGACCTCAAGTACCTCCCCAACGAGATCGCCCGGGGACTGGCGCTCGGCCACACCATGTCGGTGGGTGTGATTACGCAGGACATCTCCAGCGCCTTCTATAACGAGACGCTCAAGGGCATCGAGGACAGCCTGGCCGATGCCGGCTACTCGCCGTTGTTCGTGAGCGGCCACTGGAACGCGGCGAAAGAGGCGGAGCGCATGGCGCTGCTGGTGGCGCGCCGCGTCGAGGGCGTCATCGTGCTGACCGGCGCGATGGACGACGAGACCCTGCTCAACCACGCGCACCGTGTGCCGCTCGTCATCACCGGACGCGACCTGCAGGGCCCCAATGTGCTCAGCATCCGGCTCGCCAACGAGCAGGCGGCCTTCGAGGCCACCCGGCATTTGATCGAGCTGGGCCATACCCGTATCGCCCACATCGCCGGGCCCCAGCAGCATGTCGATGCCCAGGAGCGGTTGGCGGGATACCGCCGCGCGCTGACCCAGGCGGGCCTACCCGTGGACGAGCGCCTCGTCGCCTTCGGCGACTTCCACGAGGGCAGTGGCCTGCTGGCGCTGAACCAGCTGCTGGCCACCCGCCTGAGCTTCACCGCGCTGTTCGTCGCCAACGATCAGATGGCCTACGGCGCCCGCCTGGCGCTGCACAACAAGTCCATCCGCGTCCCCGAGGACCTGTCGCTGGTCGGCTTCGATGATCTGCCGGGCTCGCTCTACACCATCCCACCGCTCACCACCGTGCGTCAGCCGGTGTACGAGTTGGGGAAGGTCGCTGGCGAGGCGATCCTTCGGATGATCAAAGGCAAGAAGGCCTCACTGCCAGAACTGCCGCTGCAGCTCATCGTGCGCGAATCGACCACGAGAAAGCGCGGCTGA
- a CDS encoding fibronectin type III domain-containing protein: MIKRLASTVSVLATAAGLCAVQPGVAEAATPISQANTTIFGPRVYVFDPTMAATDINNVANTVFTKMEANQFGTDRYALLFKPGAYNVTFNVGFYTHVAGLGQNPDDVNINGGVNVTAKWMPAANATCNFWRTLENFAVTPSNGITRIAVSQAAPLRRLHVKGELHLFEFDSNWNAGWASGGFLADSLVDSTVVPASQQQWLSRNSKWASWSNAVWNMVFVGSVNTPTGTFPEPAYTVVDRTPIIREKPYLYTSGGQYYVFVPALQTNTQGVSWANGATPGQSLPISQFYIARPETDSAASLNNALSQGKHLLFTPGIYSLNDTLRVNNANTIILGIGVPSLIPTSGTPAIKVADVPGVKIAGMILEAGTVNSPNLLEVGPTGSSLDHSANPTFLYDLTVRTGGAFPGRNDVGITINSNNVVGDQLWLWRADHGESAFWNTNITKSGLVVNGRNVTIYGLFNEHHEEYQTVWNGNGGRVYFYQSEIPYDVPNQASWMNGTVNGYASYKIANTVTTHEAWGLGVYSYFRDAPVKLHTAIEAPNYPGIKLHHMTTIWLNGTAGSEITHVVNNIGGRVYANSPAEAMRQTVSEYVGTGTPPPTDTQAPTTPASLSATAASSSQINLTWSASSDNVGVTGYDIYRNGTLVGTSTTTSYSSTGLTASTTYSFTVRARDAAGNVSAVSNTASATTQSGSTGGSNGTGTEWTYGTSTVSSTQALVWFKPTGFTANYVIVHYSYPGLGQQNVTMTYNSGTGRWEHTVSGLGSGQTLTYSYTYNKNGAQYDSPNYTWTR, from the coding sequence ATGATCAAAAGATTGGCATCGACGGTATCCGTCCTGGCTACCGCCGCGGGACTCTGCGCTGTTCAACCGGGTGTGGCCGAAGCGGCGACTCCCATCTCCCAGGCGAACACCACCATCTTCGGCCCCCGTGTCTACGTCTTCGATCCGACCATGGCGGCGACCGACATCAACAATGTCGCCAACACCGTCTTCACGAAGATGGAGGCCAATCAGTTTGGCACCGACCGGTATGCGCTGCTCTTCAAGCCGGGTGCATACAACGTCACCTTCAACGTGGGCTTCTACACCCACGTCGCGGGTCTGGGACAGAACCCCGACGACGTGAACATCAACGGCGGGGTGAACGTCACCGCGAAGTGGATGCCCGCCGCCAACGCGACCTGCAACTTCTGGCGCACCCTCGAGAACTTCGCCGTCACCCCGTCCAACGGCATCACGCGGATCGCCGTTTCACAGGCCGCCCCCCTGCGGCGTCTGCACGTCAAGGGCGAGCTGCACCTGTTCGAGTTCGACTCGAACTGGAATGCCGGCTGGGCCAGCGGCGGATTTCTCGCCGACTCCCTCGTGGACAGTACGGTCGTGCCCGCCTCGCAGCAGCAGTGGCTCTCCCGGAACAGCAAATGGGCGAGCTGGTCGAACGCCGTGTGGAACATGGTGTTCGTGGGCAGCGTGAACACGCCGACGGGGACGTTCCCCGAGCCGGCCTACACGGTCGTCGACAGGACGCCGATCATCCGGGAGAAGCCCTACCTCTACACCAGCGGCGGGCAGTATTACGTCTTCGTCCCGGCCCTGCAGACCAATACCCAGGGCGTCAGCTGGGCCAACGGAGCCACGCCGGGACAGTCCCTCCCCATCTCCCAGTTCTACATTGCCCGTCCGGAGACCGACAGCGCCGCGAGCCTCAACAACGCGCTGAGCCAGGGCAAGCACCTCCTGTTCACCCCGGGCATCTACTCGCTGAATGACACGCTTCGCGTCAACAACGCCAACACCATCATCCTCGGCATTGGCGTCCCCTCGCTGATCCCGACGAGTGGCACGCCCGCCATCAAGGTCGCCGACGTGCCCGGCGTGAAGATCGCGGGCATGATCCTCGAGGCCGGTACGGTCAACTCCCCCAACCTCCTGGAGGTCGGTCCCACGGGCAGCTCGCTGGATCACTCGGCCAACCCGACCTTCCTCTACGATCTGACCGTCAGGACCGGCGGTGCGTTCCCCGGCCGCAACGACGTGGGCATCACGATCAACAGCAACAACGTCGTGGGTGATCAGCTCTGGCTGTGGCGCGCGGACCACGGAGAGAGCGCCTTCTGGAACACCAACATCACGAAGAGCGGCCTCGTCGTGAACGGGAGGAACGTCACGATCTACGGCCTGTTCAACGAGCACCACGAAGAGTACCAGACGGTGTGGAACGGCAATGGCGGCCGTGTGTACTTCTACCAGTCCGAGATTCCCTATGACGTCCCCAACCAGGCGTCGTGGATGAATGGCACGGTGAACGGGTACGCGTCGTACAAGATCGCCAACACCGTGACCACCCACGAGGCGTGGGGCCTGGGTGTGTACTCGTACTTCCGGGACGCGCCCGTCAAGCTGCACACCGCGATCGAGGCGCCCAACTACCCGGGCATCAAGCTCCACCACATGACCACCATCTGGCTGAATGGAACGGCCGGCAGTGAGATCACCCATGTGGTCAACAACATCGGTGGCAGGGTCTACGCCAACTCCCCTGCCGAGGCCATGAGGCAGACCGTCTCCGAGTACGTGGGCACGGGGACGCCGCCGCCGACCGACACCCAGGCGCCGACCACTCCGGCGAGCCTGTCGGCCACGGCCGCTTCGAGCAGCCAGATCAACCTGACCTGGAGCGCTTCGTCGGACAACGTGGGCGTGACGGGCTATGACATCTACCGCAACGGCACGCTCGTCGGCACGTCGACCACGACGTCGTACAGCAGCACGGGGCTGACGGCGTCGACCACTTATAGCTTCACGGTCAGGGCGAGGGATGCGGCCGGCAACGTCTCGGCGGTCAGCAACACCGCCAGCGCCACCACGCAATCGGGCAGCACCGGCGGCAGCAACGGCACCGGCACCGAGTGGACCTACGGCACGAGCACTGTCAGCTCCACCCAGGCGCTCGTGTGGTTCAAGCCCACGGGCTTCACGGCGAACTACGTCATCGTGCACTACAGCTACCCGGGCCTCGGGCAGCAGAACGTCACCATGACGTACAACAGCGGCACGGGCCGCTGGGAGCACACCGTGTCCGGCCTGGGCTCGGGTCAGACGCTCACGTACTCGTACACCTACAACAAGAACGGCGCGCAGTACGACTCTCCGAACTACACCTGGACCAGGTGA
- a CDS encoding zinc-binding alcohol dehydrogenase family protein, with protein sequence MKAVAYRQPAPIENPESLIDLEVPAPKPTGRELLVRVEAISVNPVDVKVRAGVDPSGQAKILGWDAAGTVLAVGPDTTLFKPGDEVFYAGALERPGAYAEQQLVDERIVGRKPKSLSFAEAAALPLTSITAWELLFDRLRVSKGKPADAGSVLILGGAGGVGSIAIQLARRLTGLKVFATASRPETQAWVRELGAHHVIDHGKPWAQQVKAIVPHGVEYVLGLTHTEAHFEEIVEVLAPQGALALIDDPARPLPINKLKSKSASLHWEFMFTRARYQTPDMIAQHHLLNEVADLVDAGVLRTTLKTHLGTINAANLKRAHALIESGRAMGKVVLSGF encoded by the coding sequence ATGAAAGCCGTCGCGTATCGCCAGCCAGCCCCCATCGAGAACCCCGAGAGCCTGATCGACCTGGAGGTCCCAGCACCGAAGCCCACGGGCAGGGAGCTGCTCGTGAGGGTGGAAGCCATCTCGGTGAACCCGGTGGACGTCAAGGTGCGAGCCGGGGTCGATCCTTCGGGGCAGGCGAAGATTCTGGGTTGGGACGCCGCGGGAACGGTGCTCGCGGTCGGTCCGGACACCACGCTGTTCAAGCCGGGCGATGAGGTGTTCTACGCCGGAGCCCTGGAGCGGCCCGGCGCCTACGCCGAGCAGCAGCTCGTGGACGAGCGGATCGTCGGCCGCAAGCCGAAGTCGCTGAGCTTCGCGGAGGCCGCCGCCCTCCCGCTGACCAGCATCACCGCCTGGGAGCTGTTGTTCGACCGCCTGCGCGTGAGCAAGGGCAAGCCCGCCGATGCCGGCTCGGTGCTGATCCTGGGCGGCGCGGGTGGAGTGGGCTCCATCGCCATTCAACTCGCCCGGCGCCTGACGGGGCTGAAGGTGTTCGCCACCGCCTCGCGTCCGGAGACGCAAGCCTGGGTCCGCGAGCTGGGCGCCCACCACGTGATCGACCACGGCAAGCCCTGGGCCCAGCAGGTGAAGGCCATCGTTCCCCATGGCGTCGAGTACGTGCTCGGGCTCACCCACACCGAGGCCCACTTCGAGGAGATCGTCGAGGTGCTCGCCCCCCAGGGAGCGCTCGCGCTGATCGACGATCCGGCCCGGCCCCTGCCCATCAACAAGCTGAAGAGCAAGAGCGCCTCCCTCCATTGGGAATTCATGTTCACCCGCGCGCGGTACCAGACGCCGGACATGATCGCCCAGCACCACCTGTTGAACGAGGTGGCCGACCTCGTGGACGCGGGCGTCTTGCGCACCACGCTCAAGACCCATCTGGGCACCATCAACGCGGCCAACCTGAAGCGCGCCCACGCGCTCATCGAGAGTGGCCGTGCCATGGGCAAAGTGGTCCTGAGCGGCTTCTAG
- a CDS encoding sensor histidine kinase, translated as MRLRSLFLIGAVLLALLSLGSAAGLFWMSTQFQSQTTSLSDSIGRVHSAERLAHSLFLLQVVQEFASIDASSVGPPVSVDEARRRVSEQLEQVDPYADTAQERALLANVRSQVEAYLRAPAQERLSRLREAIQAAEAVSASSIERAHAGRDEATRVSDAARLIGGLLAVGIVTGVALVLAATRTRLYLPLLSIRRALAAFKSGQRESRLEQVGVRELRELAAEFNDMAETLVSQDARQVQFLAGVAHDLRNPLNVLKLSVQILLRAPELPPPEKVRESLVRLSTQLDRLERMVGDLLEQTRIEAGNLELRLEDSDLRVLVTEVVELHRPSSQQHRIELTVPDMPVPVRGDPTRLSQVLTNLLNNAIKYSPRGGLVRVLLTQSQDEVLLSVSDEGVGIPPDEYEHIFEPFRRSKGSSAEIPGIGLGLSVSRRIVRAHGGDIEVVSQVGAGSTFRVRLPSQHPRT; from the coding sequence ATGCGGCTGCGGAGCCTCTTCCTCATCGGCGCGGTCCTCCTGGCGCTCCTGAGTCTGGGTTCCGCGGCTGGCTTGTTCTGGATGAGCACCCAGTTCCAGTCGCAGACCACGAGCTTGAGCGACTCCATTGGCAGGGTGCACTCCGCCGAGCGGCTGGCACACTCCCTCTTCCTGCTCCAGGTGGTCCAGGAGTTCGCGAGCATCGATGCCTCGAGCGTCGGGCCGCCCGTCAGCGTGGACGAGGCGCGCCGCCGGGTGTCGGAGCAGCTGGAGCAGGTCGATCCGTACGCGGACACCGCCCAGGAGCGGGCGTTGCTCGCGAATGTCCGCAGTCAGGTCGAGGCATACCTTCGCGCTCCAGCTCAGGAGCGGTTGTCCAGGTTGAGGGAGGCCATCCAGGCGGCCGAGGCCGTGTCCGCGTCGAGCATCGAGCGGGCCCATGCCGGCCGCGATGAGGCGACACGGGTGAGCGATGCGGCAAGGCTCATCGGAGGTCTGCTCGCGGTAGGGATCGTGACGGGTGTCGCGCTGGTCCTCGCCGCCACCCGCACGCGCCTCTATCTGCCGCTCCTGTCGATCCGCCGGGCGCTGGCGGCCTTCAAATCCGGACAGCGGGAGTCGAGATTGGAGCAGGTGGGCGTCCGCGAGCTCCGCGAGCTGGCCGCCGAGTTCAACGACATGGCCGAGACCCTGGTCAGCCAGGACGCGCGGCAGGTCCAGTTCCTGGCGGGCGTCGCCCATGATCTGCGCAACCCGCTCAATGTCCTCAAACTGTCGGTCCAGATCCTCCTCCGGGCACCGGAGCTGCCTCCACCAGAGAAGGTCCGGGAGTCACTGGTCCGGCTCTCCACGCAGCTCGATCGGCTCGAGCGCATGGTGGGAGACCTCCTGGAGCAGACCCGGATTGAAGCTGGCAATCTCGAGCTCCGCCTGGAGGACAGTGATCTGCGCGTGCTCGTGACGGAGGTGGTCGAGCTCCACCGGCCCTCGAGTCAGCAGCACCGGATCGAGCTTACCGTGCCCGACATGCCCGTTCCGGTGCGTGGGGATCCGACGCGGCTCTCCCAGGTGCTCACCAACCTCTTGAACAACGCCATCAAATACTCGCCTCGGGGAGGACTCGTGCGGGTGCTGCTCACTCAGTCCCAGGACGAGGTGCTGCTCTCCGTCTCCGACGAAGGGGTGGGCATCCCTCCCGACGAGTACGAGCACATCTTCGAGCCCTTCAGACGGAGCAAGGGCTCGAGCGCGGAGATCCCCGGCATCGGACTGGGGCTCTCCGTCTCCCGCCGCATCGTGCGGGCTCACGGCGGGGACATCGAGGTGGTGAGCCAGGTAGGAGCCGGCTCGACCTTCCGGGTCCGGCTACCGTCCCAGCACCCCCGCACGTAG
- a CDS encoding LysR substrate-binding domain-containing protein produces MGYTDLDMDLLRSFVTVVDAGGFTAAGARLGRTQAAMSIRIKRLEELLERRVFDRTSRTPTLTRDGELLLSYARQILKLNDETVQRFAEPGNEGELRLGVAEYFVPQHLPIILSRFTQTYPRVHIQVKVGLNDNLFQTLERGELDLVIARRDKPQQGGRLLRRERLLWMTAQNLRIDPVAALPICTLPPPCIFRARGFAALEAMGRPWRVVYTSESVVGVVAAARAGLGVAILPESAMEPGLTTLSAEEGFPELGDIELALFGENKERRRLTSTLVRFIEESLQPLHHSQLDA; encoded by the coding sequence ATGGGCTACACCGACCTGGACATGGACCTGCTGCGCTCCTTCGTGACCGTGGTGGATGCCGGAGGGTTCACGGCCGCGGGCGCGAGGCTCGGCCGGACCCAGGCCGCCATGAGCATCCGGATCAAGCGGCTCGAGGAACTGCTCGAGCGGCGCGTGTTCGATCGGACCAGCCGGACGCCGACCCTGACACGGGATGGCGAGCTGCTCCTGAGCTATGCGCGCCAGATCCTGAAGTTGAATGACGAGACGGTGCAGCGTTTCGCGGAGCCCGGTAACGAAGGGGAGCTCCGGCTCGGGGTCGCGGAGTACTTCGTGCCGCAGCACCTGCCCATCATCCTGTCCCGCTTCACCCAGACCTACCCCCGGGTCCACATTCAGGTGAAGGTCGGTTTGAATGACAATCTCTTCCAGACGCTCGAACGGGGTGAGCTGGATCTGGTGATCGCCCGGCGTGACAAGCCCCAGCAGGGAGGGCGCCTCCTTCGCCGGGAGCGGCTGCTCTGGATGACCGCACAGAACCTCCGGATCGACCCCGTGGCCGCGCTTCCCATCTGCACGTTGCCACCCCCCTGCATCTTCCGCGCGCGCGGGTTCGCGGCCCTGGAGGCGATGGGGCGGCCCTGGCGGGTGGTCTACACGAGCGAGAGTGTCGTCGGCGTCGTCGCCGCGGCACGGGCTGGATTGGGCGTCGCCATCCTACCGGAGAGCGCCATGGAGCCAGGCTTGACGACGCTCTCCGCCGAGGAGGGCTTCCCGGAGCTCGGCGACATCGAGCTCGCTCTCTTCGGTGAGAACAAGGAGCGGCGCCGCCTCACGTCCACGCTCGTCCGCTTCATCGAAGAGAGCCTGCAGCCACTCCATCACTCCCAGCTCGACGCATAG